A single genomic interval of Ramlibacter pinisoli harbors:
- the glmS gene encoding glutamine--fructose-6-phosphate transaminase (isomerizing) — protein sequence MCGIVGAVSTRNIVPILVQGLQRLEYRGYDSCGVAVHAGGLRRARSTSRVAELLAQVEREHLAGTTGIAHTRWATHGAPAVHNAHPHFSHGPGEHAGDRPGRVALVHNGIIENHDELRAALKAKGYQFSSQTDTEVISHLVDSLYEGDLFEAVKAATRRLHGAYAIAVFCKDEPHRVVGARAGSPLILGVGRQDGEHFLASDAMALAGVTDQIVYLEEGDVVDLQLGRYWIEDKSHKPVTRPVKTVLVHSGAAELGPYRHYMQKEIFEQPRAIADTLEGLQSVVPELFGDGALAVFKEIDSVLILACGTSYYSGCTAKYWLEGIARIPTQVEIASEYRYRESVPNPRTLVVTISQSGETADTLAALRHARELGHVHTLTVCNVPTSAMVRECKLAYITRAGAEIGVASTKAFTTQLAGLFLLTLVLAGVKGRMTETQEAAHLKAMRHLPTALSAVLALEPQIISWSEDFAAKENALFLGRGLHYPIALEGALKLKEITYIHAEAYAAGELKHGPLALVTSQMPVVTVAPNDALLEKLKSNMQEVRARGGVLYVLADADTRIESEEGIHVIRMPEHYGPLSPLLHVVPLQLLAYHTAVARGTDVDKPRNLAKSVTVE from the coding sequence ATGTGTGGCATCGTCGGCGCCGTCTCCACCCGCAACATCGTTCCCATCCTCGTCCAGGGCCTGCAGCGGCTGGAATACCGCGGCTATGACTCCTGCGGCGTGGCCGTGCATGCCGGCGGCCTGCGCCGGGCCCGCAGCACCTCGCGGGTGGCCGAACTGCTGGCCCAGGTGGAGCGGGAACACCTGGCCGGCACCACCGGCATCGCCCACACCCGCTGGGCCACGCACGGTGCGCCGGCCGTGCACAACGCCCATCCGCATTTCAGCCACGGCCCGGGTGAGCACGCAGGCGACCGCCCCGGTCGCGTGGCCCTGGTGCACAACGGCATCATCGAGAACCACGACGAGCTGCGCGCCGCGCTCAAGGCCAAGGGCTACCAGTTCAGCAGCCAGACCGACACCGAGGTGATCTCGCACCTGGTCGACAGCCTCTACGAGGGCGACCTGTTCGAGGCGGTGAAGGCCGCCACCCGCCGCCTGCACGGCGCCTATGCCATCGCCGTGTTCTGCAAGGACGAGCCGCACCGGGTGGTCGGCGCCCGCGCCGGCTCGCCGCTCATCCTGGGCGTGGGGCGGCAGGACGGCGAGCATTTCCTGGCCAGCGACGCGATGGCGCTGGCCGGCGTGACCGACCAGATCGTGTACCTGGAAGAGGGCGACGTGGTCGACCTGCAGCTGGGCCGCTACTGGATCGAGGACAAGTCGCACAAGCCGGTCACGCGGCCGGTCAAGACCGTCTTGGTGCACAGCGGTGCGGCCGAGCTCGGCCCCTACCGCCACTACATGCAGAAGGAGATCTTCGAGCAGCCGCGCGCCATCGCGGACACGCTGGAAGGCCTGCAGTCGGTGGTGCCCGAGCTGTTCGGCGACGGTGCGCTGGCGGTCTTCAAGGAGATCGACTCGGTGCTGATCCTGGCCTGCGGCACCAGCTACTACAGCGGCTGCACCGCCAAGTACTGGCTGGAGGGCATCGCCAGGATTCCCACCCAGGTGGAGATCGCCAGCGAGTACCGCTACCGCGAGTCGGTGCCCAACCCGCGCACGCTGGTGGTCACCATCAGCCAGTCGGGCGAGACGGCCGACACGCTGGCGGCGCTGCGCCACGCGCGCGAGCTCGGCCACGTGCACACGCTGACGGTGTGCAACGTGCCGACCTCGGCCATGGTGCGCGAATGCAAGCTGGCCTACATCACGCGCGCCGGCGCCGAGATCGGCGTCGCCTCGACCAAGGCCTTCACCACCCAGCTTGCCGGGCTGTTCCTGCTGACGCTGGTGCTGGCCGGCGTGAAGGGCCGGATGACCGAGACGCAGGAGGCGGCCCACCTGAAGGCCATGCGCCACCTGCCCACGGCGTTGTCGGCGGTGCTGGCGCTGGAGCCTCAGATCATCAGCTGGTCGGAGGACTTCGCCGCCAAGGAGAACGCGCTGTTCCTCGGCCGCGGGCTGCACTACCCGATCGCGTTGGAGGGCGCGCTCAAGCTCAAGGAGATCACCTACATCCACGCCGAGGCCTATGCCGCCGGCGAGTTGAAGCACGGCCCGCTGGCCCTGGTGACTAGCCAGATGCCGGTGGTCACGGTGGCCCCCAACGACGCCCTGCTCGAGAAGCTCAAGAGCAACATGCAGGAAGTGCGCGCCCGCGGCGGCGTGCTGTACGTGCTGGCCGACGCCGACACCCGCATCGAGAGCGAAGAGGGCATCCACGTGATCCGCATGCCCGAGCACTACGGCCCCCTGTCGCCGCTGCTGCACGTCGTGCCGCTGCAGCTGCTGGCGTATCACACGGCGGTGGCGAGGGGGACGGACGTCGACAAGCCACGGAACCTGGCCAAGAGCGTGACCGTCGAATGA
- a CDS encoding Lrp/AsnC family transcriptional regulator, whose product MILESLDSTDLALLDQLQQDAGLTNQELAARVHVSPPTCLRRVQRLVQAGFIERRVAILDRDKLVEVLGHGLDAIVEVTLDRQDNASMEAFEARVAADEAVQQCYRVSPGPDFVLVIRAPDMPGYLALAQRLFTQDANVRNVKAYFAVRRAKFDPRVPLPRPARA is encoded by the coding sequence ATTATTTTGGAATCATTGGACAGCACTGACCTGGCTCTTTTGGACCAGCTCCAGCAGGATGCCGGGCTGACCAACCAGGAACTGGCGGCCCGGGTCCATGTGTCGCCGCCGACCTGCCTGCGCCGGGTGCAGCGCCTGGTGCAGGCCGGTTTCATCGAACGCCGGGTCGCCATCCTCGACCGCGACAAGCTGGTGGAGGTGCTCGGCCACGGCCTCGATGCCATCGTCGAGGTGACGCTCGACCGGCAGGACAACGCGTCGATGGAGGCCTTCGAGGCCCGGGTGGCGGCCGACGAGGCGGTGCAGCAGTGCTACCGCGTCTCCCCTGGCCCTGATTTCGTGCTGGTGATCCGCGCGCCCGACATGCCCGGCTACCTGGCGCTGGCGCAGCGGCTGTTCACGCAGGACGCCAACGTGCGCAACGTCAAGGCGTACTTCGCCGTGCGCCGCGCCAAGTTCGATCCGCGCGTTCCCCTGCCGCGCCCGGCGCGGGCCTGA
- the glmU gene encoding bifunctional UDP-N-acetylglucosamine diphosphorylase/glucosamine-1-phosphate N-acetyltransferase GlmU, translating to MTAVDVVIMAAGKGTRMKSQRPKVLHRLAGRALVDHVTDCAAALQARRVVVVTGHGADEVEAAVAASAAGAGRPAPVFVRQEPQLGTGHAVQQAVPVLPDDGVALILNGDVPLIQPDTLRALLAACAGEKLALLSVTLPDPDGYGRIVREGQRVTGIVEHKDAGETQRRIDEVYTGFMAVPNALLKRWLARLTNDNAQGEYYLTDIVEHAVADGAPVVAVACTDRVQVEGVNSALQLAQLERAFQLRHAERLMEAGVRLADPARLDVRGTLRCGQDVEIDVNCVFEGQVVLGDGVRIGPNCVIANASIEAGALLQAFTHIEGERAGVTIGEGAQVGPFARLRPGARLGPEVHIGNFVEVKNSTMGRGAKANHLAYLGDTQVGARVNYGAGSITANYDGANKHRTVIEDDVHVGSNCVLVAPVRIGEGGTIGAGSTITKDTEPGGLAVARGRQIRLPNWKRPLKQPK from the coding sequence ATGACAGCAGTGGATGTGGTGATCATGGCGGCCGGGAAGGGCACGCGCATGAAGAGCCAGCGGCCCAAAGTGTTGCATCGATTGGCGGGGCGTGCGCTGGTCGACCATGTGACCGACTGTGCGGCGGCGCTCCAGGCCCGCCGGGTGGTGGTGGTCACCGGCCATGGTGCCGATGAGGTGGAGGCGGCGGTGGCCGCGAGCGCGGCCGGCGCCGGCCGCCCGGCACCGGTGTTCGTGCGGCAGGAGCCGCAGCTGGGCACCGGCCATGCCGTGCAGCAGGCCGTGCCGGTCCTGCCCGACGATGGGGTCGCGCTCATCCTCAACGGCGACGTGCCGCTGATCCAGCCCGACACCCTGCGCGCGCTGCTGGCCGCCTGCGCCGGCGAAAAGCTCGCCCTGCTGAGCGTCACCCTGCCCGATCCGGACGGCTACGGCCGCATCGTGCGCGAGGGCCAGCGCGTCACCGGGATCGTCGAGCACAAGGACGCGGGCGAGACGCAGCGCCGCATCGATGAGGTCTACACCGGCTTCATGGCGGTTCCCAATGCGCTGCTCAAGCGCTGGCTCGCCCGCCTGACCAACGACAACGCCCAGGGCGAGTACTACCTGACCGACATCGTCGAGCACGCGGTCGCCGACGGTGCGCCGGTGGTGGCGGTGGCCTGCACCGACCGGGTGCAGGTCGAAGGGGTGAACAGCGCGCTGCAGCTGGCCCAGCTCGAGCGCGCGTTCCAGCTGCGCCATGCGGAGCGGTTGATGGAAGCCGGCGTGCGGCTCGCCGATCCGGCGCGGCTGGACGTGCGCGGCACGCTGCGTTGCGGCCAGGACGTCGAGATCGACGTCAACTGCGTGTTCGAGGGCCAGGTGGTGCTGGGCGACGGCGTGCGCATCGGGCCCAACTGCGTGATCGCCAACGCCAGCATCGAAGCCGGTGCGCTGCTGCAGGCCTTCACCCACATCGAGGGCGAGCGCGCCGGCGTCACCATCGGCGAGGGCGCGCAGGTGGGGCCGTTCGCGCGGCTGCGCCCGGGCGCCCGGCTGGGCCCGGAGGTGCACATCGGCAACTTCGTCGAGGTGAAGAACTCGACCATGGGCCGCGGTGCCAAGGCCAACCACCTGGCCTACCTGGGCGACACCCAGGTCGGCGCGCGGGTGAATTACGGCGCCGGCTCCATCACCGCCAACTACGACGGCGCCAACAAGCACCGAACTGTGATCGAGGACGACGTGCACGTGGGCAGCAACTGCGTGCTGGTGGCGCCGGTGCGCATCGGCGAGGGCGGCACGATCGGGGCCGGCTCGACCATCACCAAGGACACCGAACCCGGCGGCCTGGCGGTGGCGCGCGGCCGCCAGATCCGGTTGCCGAACTGGAAGCGGCCGCTCAAGCAGCCCAAGTGA
- a CDS encoding DUF6279 family lipoprotein, with the protein MSCPSILLRVASRFAAIIGALLLAMALGGCSAIKLGYATLPELAYWWLDGYVDFDDVQRLRVREDLARLHAWHRASELPRLLPLLQQAEQLAPGDVSAEQACAFEAPVRERIAALRDQAEPALTTTAITLSDAQLRHLERKYAQKNRDYAKEWIDIPRAEQADKRLKELLGRADTVYGSLTETQRTMLARLVQGSAWNPSLLLAERRRRQHDTLAVLRRLTAQPGPALHEARQAVHELLERYLTSPDPTFRAYVDVMRQEACRITSALHNSTSTAQRDFAARRLRGWQRDIGELAAQQ; encoded by the coding sequence ATGTCCTGTCCTTCCATCCTGCTGCGCGTCGCATCCAGGTTCGCGGCGATTATCGGTGCGCTCCTGCTTGCCATGGCGTTGGGCGGCTGCAGCGCCATCAAGCTCGGCTACGCAACCCTGCCCGAGTTGGCCTACTGGTGGCTCGACGGCTACGTCGACTTCGACGACGTGCAGCGCCTGCGGGTGCGCGAGGACCTGGCGCGGCTGCACGCCTGGCACCGGGCCAGCGAGCTGCCGAGGCTGCTGCCGCTGCTGCAGCAGGCCGAGCAGCTCGCGCCGGGGGACGTCAGTGCCGAGCAGGCCTGCGCCTTCGAGGCGCCGGTGCGCGAGCGCATCGCCGCCCTGCGCGATCAGGCCGAGCCGGCGCTGACCACCACGGCCATCACCCTGAGCGACGCCCAGCTGCGCCATCTCGAACGCAAGTACGCGCAGAAGAACCGCGACTACGCCAAGGAGTGGATCGACATCCCGCGCGCCGAACAGGCCGACAAGCGCCTGAAGGAGTTGCTGGGCCGCGCCGACACCGTCTACGGCAGCCTGACCGAGACGCAGCGGACGATGCTGGCCCGGCTGGTGCAGGGCTCGGCCTGGAACCCGTCGCTGCTGCTCGCCGAACGCCGCCGGCGCCAGCACGACACGCTGGCGGTGCTGCGGCGCCTGACGGCCCAGCCGGGCCCTGCCCTGCACGAGGCACGGCAGGCGGTGCACGAGCTGCTCGAGCGCTACCTCACCTCGCCCGACCCCACCTTCCGCGCCTACGTCGACGTGATGCGGCAGGAGGCCTGTCGCATCACCTCCGCGCTGCACAACAGCACTAGCACCGCGCAGCGCGACTTCGCGGCGCGGCGCCTGCGGGGCTGGCAGCGCGACATCGGCGAACTGGCGGCCCAGCAATGA
- a CDS encoding MFS transporter yields the protein MTAVASRGAMGVVWRFALATTLIVLAFAMTGPVLAISLQRAGASTAAVGLFAMVPFLLIGLLIPVVPRILARWGVVRTYRAGCLLELAGVGLYAATDHWLPWTVGAAVSGIGAAGLWNATEALLAREAPPDQRGRVMGLYQTSLGAALALGPFLPALLGWGERPILWAALALVTGCCAVAVSIPSHAAVEPPPGQAGTWHALRQVPLLALIAFSGGVFEAGLGSISAAHASSLGLDLSSAASVAGAIGVGSFLCQLPAGLAADRFPMRRVFTVAALALLAASAALAFADRGPWLLWAVGVVWGGVGGALYTLTMVEVAHEFAGRATAGGAAAMITGYTAGGTIGPVASGSALQWGGLLGLAALLGALAGATLVAARSVPAD from the coding sequence ATGACGGCAGTGGCGTCCCGGGGCGCCATGGGCGTCGTGTGGCGGTTCGCGCTCGCCACCACGCTGATCGTCCTGGCCTTCGCCATGACCGGCCCGGTGCTGGCCATCAGCCTGCAGCGGGCCGGCGCCAGCACCGCGGCGGTCGGGCTGTTCGCGATGGTGCCCTTCCTGCTGATCGGCCTCCTGATCCCGGTGGTGCCGCGCATCCTGGCGCGCTGGGGCGTGGTGCGCACCTACCGCGCCGGCTGCCTGCTCGAGCTGGCCGGGGTCGGGCTCTACGCCGCCACCGACCACTGGCTGCCGTGGACGGTGGGCGCCGCCGTCAGCGGCATCGGTGCCGCCGGCCTGTGGAACGCCACCGAGGCGCTGCTGGCGCGCGAGGCGCCGCCGGACCAGCGCGGCCGCGTCATGGGCCTGTACCAGACCTCGCTCGGCGCGGCCCTGGCGCTCGGCCCCTTCCTGCCGGCCCTGCTCGGCTGGGGCGAGCGGCCGATCCTGTGGGCCGCCCTCGCCCTGGTGACCGGCTGCTGCGCGGTGGCCGTGTCCATCCCCAGCCATGCGGCCGTGGAACCACCGCCCGGCCAGGCTGGCACCTGGCACGCGTTGCGCCAGGTGCCGCTGCTGGCGCTGATCGCGTTCAGCGGCGGCGTGTTCGAGGCCGGGCTGGGGTCGATCAGTGCCGCCCACGCCTCCTCGCTCGGGCTGGACCTCAGCAGCGCGGCGAGCGTCGCCGGCGCGATCGGCGTCGGCAGCTTCCTGTGCCAGCTGCCGGCCGGGCTGGCGGCCGACCGGTTCCCGATGCGGCGCGTCTTCACGGTGGCGGCGCTCGCGCTGCTGGCCGCCAGCGCGGCGCTGGCGTTCGCGGACCGTGGGCCCTGGCTGCTGTGGGCGGTCGGGGTGGTCTGGGGCGGCGTCGGCGGGGCGCTGTACACGCTCACCATGGTGGAAGTCGCGCACGAGTTCGCCGGCCGCGCCACCGCGGGTGGCGCGGCCGCCATGATCACCGGCTACACGGCGGGCGGGACGATCGGTCCGGTCGCGAGCGGCTCCGCCCTGCAATGGGGCGGGTTGCTCGGGCTGGCGGCGCTGCTGGGCGCACTGGCCGGCGCCACGCTGGTGGCGGCGCGCAGCGTGCCGGCGGACTGA